Genomic DNA from Fimbriimonas ginsengisoli Gsoil 348:
GTCCACAAGGCGCTTCTGATCTCCAAAATCCGGCTGGCCGACGGCCTGGAGGAGCAAATGGCCGCTTTCAGGTCGAAAGATCCCGACCAAATGAAATCGGCCGAGAAGCACCTCAACGCAATGGGAGTCGCCGCCGTCAATGAGTTGCGCAAACAAGTTGAAGCGGCTGGATACGATTTTGTTCGTTTTGCAAAGGACAACGTGTTAGTAAAGAAAGCCGGGCAAGGCTGATGGACTCGCCTTTAACCCCGACTTTCGGCCCTTTCACTGTAAAAATTGCTGGGCCATTAGGGCATCGACCCTAGATAAAGACACAGAAAATGCGCAAGAATCCATAAGGGAGAGACAAGGATGCCTAGAGTTCTAGTTGCGGATGATTCTGAGCTCGACCTCCAACTCACGCGTCGTGCGCTAAGGAATGCGCTGCCGGAGTGGGAGATCGAAACGGTAGTCGACGGTGAATCCGCCGGTCGCGAAATTCGCGAAGGTGTGACCCCGGCGCTAATATTGTTGGACTTCAAAATGCCCGGCATGGGCGCGCCCGAAATCCTCGCCGCCACGTCGGAAGAGCTACGTG
This window encodes:
- a CDS encoding response regulator, with the protein product MPRVLVADDSELDLQLTRRALRNALPEWEIETVVDGESAGREIREGVTPALILLDFKMPGMGAPEILAATSEELRAQVPIVLFSSSVSPSDIARCEALGVREYVEKPTDPSAYADAVTAICTKWASG